From the genome of Halobacteriovorax marinus SJ:
CCCGTTTCAAGGCTTCTTAAGAGAAATCCTGAATTGCCAATCCAATTGGGACATTTTAGAAAAGTTCAAGCTGAGAGATTTTTATCTCCTACTTCAGTCCTTCCTTTTTCTCCTGGAGCAAATCAGTCAATCGCAACAGATGAAGAGAGAAGAAGAGATGAGTTATTTAGAAGAGCTCAATTTAATCATTCTGATGGTACAGCTGAAGATCTTGTGAATTCTGCTGTAGAAAATGCATGTTCTGATATTAGAAGAGAGATAAATAAGCTTGTTGAGAGTCTTGATATTGAAAAGAATGTAAGAAGTATTAAAGCCGCTCTTTTTAACCCTACAACTGAAAGAGAAATGGCGTCATTTAGAATTATTGAAGATGCCTTTGCAAAGAAGTTAAGTGGTTCAAGTACTGATGACAAGAAAAGAGTCCAAGAGTTTATCTTTAATATGGATATTCTTTATTGTAGAGATTTAAAGATTTCGCAGGATATTGCTAAGAATGAAGAAAGTATGAGTGAGGTAGAAAAACTCAGAACGGAACTCCAAAGAAGAGCAACAGAGGCGGAAGTTGCTAGACAAGAAAAAAGTGAAGTCTTTAGCAAACTAGAAGAAGAAAGAAAGAGATTAAGAGATTATATGGACGCTTCTGATAAAAGTAAGCAGAAGATCGCTCTTTACCAAGAAATGGTTAATGGTAAGTATTTAATAGAAGTTAATGGAGTTCTACAATTTGATTTGAAAAATATTGAATTCTTAGAAAGAGTTAGGGCCGCCGATAAGGATTTCTTTGCTATCATAAGAGAGTATAAGAGAGCAATGCGTCCATTCCCTATAACAAAGGAAAAGCTCTTAGATAAAATTGATGTTGAATTTGATTCTATTGGAAGATTCAATAATGCTATAGCTGAAGTTCGTGAAAACCTTCAGAGTCTAGACACTCAATACCTAGAGTCGCAGACCAAGTTAGCACTCATTGAAGATGCTCACTCAAAGCTTTATTCTCGACTAGAGAAAAAGGTTGGTAGTGGTAATGCTATTAGTATCGTAGCAAGTGCTGATAAAGAAGTTAATAGAACTTTTGGTGTGAAGTCTGGTGTGGACTATGTTGTTGATAATGAAATCAGACAAGGGCGTGATGTCTTTGCTGAAATTGAAAAGAGTAAGAAAGTAATTGCCGATTATAATAGTGAAGAATTTGAAGTAAAGTCAAGGCCAACTCAGTTTGAAGATGTAGCCTCAGTAGAGGAGCAGGTTGTCGCTTCTACAAGCACGGATACTGAAAGTGTTACTTCTCCAGAAGAGAGCTCTAATACTTTTTCTAACAATACAAGTCCATTCGATAGAAAGCCTGCCTCACTTGATCCAACAAGTATGAATACAAACACTATGGCACAGAGGGATTCATTAAAGGCAAGTGATAGTAGAGAAAATACTACTAATCAGGGTAGCAATAGACAGAGAGAGCTAGAAGAAAAGTTAAAAGAACTTGAAGCTCTAGCATTTAGCAATAATAACTCTGCTACTTCTAAAGAAGAAAAGAGTGAAAGCGCTATTGATAAGCAAATTGAAGAACTCAAAGAAAAAATAAATATTGAAAAAATCAGATCAGAAAAACTTAAGGTCGCTAATGAGATAAAGGGACTTAAAGAGAAAAAGAATCAATTGACATCTGCACCAGCAGTAAGCGCTCCTGTCGCTCAAGTTAGAGATTTCTCTTCATCAACAGCTAGAGCTGTAGGAAGAAGACCTGCTACGGCGCAAAGAAGCTCCTCTGTTAGTTCGAACTCTAGTGCAGCAAGCTCAGGTGGAAATTTTTCAAGTGGAAGCTTATCTTCTACATCGAGTTCTTCTTCAAGTGCTGCCGCTTCAACAGCAGGACCTAGCTCTTCACGTGAGAGTGTAAGTAGTGAAGGTAGTAATTTTGAAAAGAGTAAGACTCTTTCTCTAAGAGGTGTGGCAAGTTCATCAAGTAGTTCAAATGAGTCTGCTTTAGAGATCGCTACTTTTACAGGAGATACTAATACTGTTGATGCTAGGTTAGTAAAAGTTGATTTTAATTTAAACGGCGATGTTACTTCGAAGGAAAAGCTCTTAGAATCCTTATTCATTGATGGGGAAGAAGAAATTATTGTAGAGACTCCTGAAGGCGAGAAAATCATTGTTAAAAATAACACAAGAAAACCTGCTAGTATTAAGAAAGAAGAGAATAAGAGTGAGGAAAACACTAAAAAGATGAGGCATCAAAACCTGATTGATCTTTTAAAAATAGGACAGATTGATCAGTAGATGGGTATTATCTTAAATCAAGAATAGTAAAAACAACTTCAATCCCACCATTGGAGAGGAATGTCTTCTCCATTACCTTTACATCTTTTAATTTATGAAAGGCCCAGCTTGGGAAGATGAGACCTACGAAGTCTAGATCGATACTTTCTTTAGCGTGAGTAATGATTTGTTGAACAAATTCATCTAGCTCGTGCTTAAGTTTAATTCTCTTTCCATATGGAGGGTTGATTATGGCAACTTTTGATTTTGCGCTTTGAATATTAAAGTAGTCACATTGTTCTATGAGGGCCTTATCTCCAATATTTTTTAAATTATCTCTGATGGCGGCAATGGCCTTAGGAGATAGATCATAACACTCAACACGGCTAAAGAGCTCGCTTCCAATTTTCACTCTCTTCATTAGTGGGAGTTTTATGAAGTAGGGGGCGTATTGATAGTCAAAGTCTCTAGAATCGTTGTAGCTGTAAAAATTCAGGGCCTCAAGAGAGAATGTCCCTGTTCCCGACATTGGGTCTAGGAGAGTTTCTCCTTTAGATGAGTATTTTGAGAGCCTATAGATTAGAGCTGCCGCCAAACTTTCTCTAAGTGGCGCAAGGTCGGTATTTAATTTATAACCCCTCTTATCCATGCGATCTCCTGTAAGACTCAATTCAATTCTTACTTGGTCATCGTAAATATCAATATGAATTTTATTTCTAAGGGTCTTGTTCTTTGGGGCCGACTTGAGCGGATGCTTTTTAAAGGCTTCCTCAATAGCACTCGTAGCACTTTCCTCGATACCTCTTGTGTGAATGAGTTTTGACTTTTTCGTAGAGACCTTTATAAGAGGGAAGTCTCCTCTAAGAAACTTGTGCCACTCAATTTTTGAAATCTTATTAAAGAGCTTTGGTCTATCCTTGGCCTTAAATTCTGCGATAATCAAATAGGCATTGGAAGGAATTTTTAAGTAGGGAATAAGTGGACAGATATTGGATACTTTTGCTTCTAGAAATATCTTTCCCTTTTTAATCTCAGCTTCAGGTACGTCACTATTTAAGATGAGCTTCCACTTTTCACAAAACTCTTGGTGAGCAGTTTCTTCAAGTCCGGGGGATACCGTAAGGCTAAATTTCATATCTCTTTCTTCTGACATTGTGATATTATAGAGCTTAGAAACCTACAAAGCTAGCAGAGAAGATGTTTGAGTACAAATTACAAGAGAGTTGGCAAAACTATAGATATGATTTTGGTTTAGGTCGAAATTGTCTCTTTGTGAGCTTCTTTAATTTATTTATTTTCCTCTACAGCCTAATTTACTTAGGTTCATTTCGTTTACTCTTATTGCTTCCCTTTGTTCTCTCTATGAGCTTGGCGCTCTTTAATAAGAGTATTAAAGAGCTTAGTTTAACTAAGACATTTATTCTTAATATTCTCTTTTTAGCTTTTATTATTCCCTTTAATTATTCACTTACTGGAATCGTAGATAGTGATGCTCATGCTCTTATTCGCTATGACGAATTCTTTGCACGAGTGGATGTCATTCTCTTAGGTGCTACTTCAAGTGCGAATCTCTTTTATGAGACTTTTGGTAAGGCATTCTACAGTAAAGCACTATATTCTTGGCTCCAACTCTCTTATCTCTCTTTCTATATTTTTCCCTTTTACCTTGGGATTGTTTACTATTTAAAGCTAGAGAATCGAAATAAATTTCTCATTGGAAGACTTCTGAGCTCTATTACTATTTTCTTTAGTATTAACTACTTTCTCTACCTAGTGGTTCCCGTTACAGGGCCTCAGTACTTTATGCCCTCTGAATTTCAATTTGATTTACCCCTCTATGATTTTGCTGCTTATATAAATTCTTCTATAAGGGCCGGACAGCCTACTTACATTGATTGCTTTCCTAGTGGTCATATGGGAGTTTCGCTCTTATGTACTCTGTGGTTTGCTAGAATGAAGTCTCGCCACTTCTTTGTTTCTTTATTTCTAACAGTAAGTATAGGTGTTGCAACGATTGCTCTTCGCTACCATTATTTATTAGACTTGATTTCTGCTGTTCCCCTAGTATTATTCTGCTATAAAGTCTCAACTCAAGTGATCCCCGTTCCCGTTTTTAGGAGAAGAAGATGAGTGGCCAACTATTTTTAATTCCAACGCCTATTGATGAAGAGAGCCCACTGGAGAAGTGCGCACTCGATATGCTCCTAAAGGCCTGTGAAAAACCGGATGAAAATATCTTCATCATTGAAGACCTTAAGCCGGGAAGAAGGCGTTGGCTGCGCTTTGGTCTTCCTAGAGAGAGGGTTGAGAGCTTTACACTATTTAATGAACATACTCGAAGAGATGAGCTACCAAAAATTATGAGCGCTCTTAAAAGTGGAAAGAATGCCTATATTATGAGCGATGGTGGCCTTCCCGCTTTCTGTGATCCTGGGGTAGAGCTGGTTAGAAGTTGTCATCAAGAGAATATTAGAGTGAGTGCAAGCCCCTTTGCTAACTCTATCTCCCTCGCCTTGGCCCTGAGTGGATTAGATCACAATAAATTTAGCTTCGGCGGCTTTCTTCCCATTAAGGACCCTGAGAGAAGTGAAGAGCTAAAGTTACTCACTCAAAGAAGGGAAACTCTTATTCTAATGGACACGCCCTATAGAATGAAGAAGTTGCTCGAAGAAGTTCAATCTCTAAGACTTGGTAGAGTTTGTTTTCTGGCCATGGACCTCAATTGTCCAAGCGAGGAGCTTCTCTATGGCAAAATCGAGAAGATTATCTCTAAGATATCTGATTTTAAGCGTGAATTTATTTTAATATTAGGGGCTTAAAGCCCTGTAGGTCTTCTTTTTCTTAGACGGTTCTTAGGCTTTGTGCTACCAAAGCCTATGGGAAATTTATCAGATAGAAAGTATGCACATATTCAGTTGGCCGATGATGCTCAATTAGAAGCTGGTCATATAAATAAATTATTCGATTACGAACCTCTCTTTAGCTCACATCCAAGTACTATTGACCTCTCAACAAGTTTCCTAGGTAAGACTCTTGGGGCACCATTGTGGATTTCAAGTATGACTGGGGGAACGGGTGAGGCGAGAATTATCAATCAAAATTTGGCCACTGTAGCGGCAGAGTTTGGGCTTGGTATGGCGCTTGGTTCATGTAGGCCAATTTTAAAGAGTGATAATGACTTTGAAGACTTCAATCTGCGTCCAATACTGGGTGCTGAGCTGCCTTTTTGGGCAAATTTAGGAATTGCTCAAATCGAAGAGTTAATTGAAAACAACGAGTTGGAGAGCATTAAAGAGATGCTCTCAAAGCTCTCAGCAGACGGTCTGATTATTCATATCAACCCTCTCCAAGAGTGGTATCAGCCAGAGGGAGATGCTTTTGCGCGCGCTCCAATTGAGACAATTAAAGATGTTATAGCGGCGCAGATTCCTGTGATGGTTAAGGAAGTGGGGCAAGGAATGGGACCTCGCTCTTTGAAGGCACTATTAGAATTACCTATTAAAGGTCTCGAATTAGCGGCTTTTGGGGGAACTAACTTCTCTAAGTTAGAGAAATTACGAGAGAATGAAGCTCTTTCACACAAACATTCTGAGCTAATGTTTGTTGGACATACTGCACTAGAAATGATAGATCAGATAAACCTTTTACGTAATGAACTCGGCGATAAATGTCTTTGCAAAGATATTATCATCTCTGGGGGAATATCAGACACTCTCTACGGGCACTGGCTTAGCGAGAGATGTACTCTAAATAATGTTGTTGGTAGGGCCAAGAGTTACTTGGATCACGCCACAGACATCGAAGAGTTAAGAGCGTATGTCAGAGGTCAAATTGAAACACTTAAGATGGCCAAGGCCTTTTTAAGAGCTAGATAAGGGGTTGTATCTTGAATATTATCAGTGGATTTTCAAAGCTCACTAAGCTTGAAAAGATAAACTACCTAGTAGAAAACTTCCTGGAAGGAAGCCGTTTCTCAAAAGAAAAAATTAAAAGCTTCTGGCATGATAATGCTCTCGAACAAAAAGTCTTCGACGACTTTTCTGAAAATACAATAACTAACTTCTATGCACCATATGGTGTTGTTCCAAATTTCTTACTCAATGGAAAAATCCACTGTATTCCAATGGTGATTGAAGAGTCATCTGTTGTTGCAGCAAGTGCTAAGGCCGCAAAGTTTTGGCTGGACCGTGGTGGCTTTAAGGCCAGTGTGGTTTCAACTATTAAAGTTGGTCAAGTTCACTTTATTTGGAAAGGTGAGAGTGCGCAGTTGTATTCATTCTTTAATGAAGTTAAGAGCGAGCTCATTGAGAGTGTATCTCCACTCGTTCAAAATATGAAGAAGCGTGGTGGTGGACTGCTTTCACTTGAGCTTAAAGATTGCACTGACCTTGAAGAGGGTTACTATCAATTTCACGGTGAGTTTGAAACATGTGATGCCATGGGCGCTAACTTTATTAATAGTGTTCTCGAAGCTATTGGAAAGAAGTGGCAGGAGTTCATCTCTCTCAATAATTCTTTTGAACAAGAGCAGAGAGATGTCCAAATTGTTATGTGTATCCTCTCTAACTACACACCTAAGTGTTTAGTTAAAGCTTGGGTTGAGTGCGATATTAATGAACTTAATGACTCTGGTCTAGGAATGGAGCCAAGTGAGTTTGCAAATAAATTTGCTCGCGCAGTAAGAATTGCTCAAAAAGATGTGGGACGTGCAGTCACTCACAATAAAGGAATCTTCAACGGAATTGATGCCGTTGTTTTAGCTACAGGAAATGACTTTAGGGCCATTGAAGCCTGCGGTCATGCTTATGCTGCCAGAGATGGTCAGTATAGAAGTCTAAGTAATTGTAGTATTGAAAATGGAAAGTTTAAATTTGAAATAGAAATACCTCTCGCTCTAGGGACAGTTGGTGGCCTAACGTCACTTCACCCAATGTCTAAAATATCACTAGATATGCTAGGCAACCCAAATGCTAGAGAGTTAATGATGATTACAGCGGCTCTAGGTCTTGCGCAAAACTTTGGCGCAGTGAGATCTTTAGTTACTACTGGGATTCAAAAAGGACATATGAAGATGCACTTGATGAATATCCTCAATCATCTTGAGGCCAACGATCAAGAGCGCGAACTCGCTAGAAAAGAGTTTGAAACACAAGTGATCTCTTTTAATAGTGTGAGAGACTTTATTGCGGGATTAAGGAATTATCAGTGATTATAGAAAATAGAGAACCAGAGTTTATTAGAGAAATTAAGTCTAATAAGACATTAGTTCAAAAAAATAACGATCATATCTTCTATGGTCATGGAAAACTTCTACTAACTGGAGAGTACTTTGTTTTAGATGGAGCAAAGTCTTTGGCGTTACCAACAACTGTAGGTCAGTCACTCTCTGTTAAATATTCTCCTTCTTTTTCTCCTAAGCTCTATTGGAAGAGTTTTGATGTGGCCGGAAATCTGTGGTTTGAGACAATCTATGAATTTTGGAGATTTGAAATTACGAAAGAGAATCCTTCGCCTGAAGAGTTAGTTCTTCAAAAAGTTCTAAGACAGGCCCGCAAACAAAATCCTCACTTTCTAAGAGATGATATTGATGTTCATGTTGAAACTCACCTTGGTTTCCCGATTGAGTGGGGGCTAGGTTCTAGTTCAACTCTCGTGCATAATATGGCCCAGTGGGCGTATATTAGTCCATTTGAGCTTCAATTTGAGACTTATGGTGGTTCTGGATACGATGTGGCCTGCGCTCAGTCAGAAGGTCCAATCTTCTACTCTAAAAATACTAATGGGCCAAAGTGGTCACCAACTATATTCGATCCTAAGTTTTCTGATAACCTCTACTTTGTATATAGAGGAAAGAAGCAAGACTCTAGAAAGGCCATAGAATATTACAATAGTCTAAGACCAATTGATCCAGGCATTATTCTAAGTATCTCAGATATTACTAATGAAATCTCTAAGACAAATTCACTTAAAGAGTTTGAGTTCCTTATTGGAGCACACGAGAAAATAATTGGTAAAACTCTTGATCTACGCCCAGTAAAAGATGAACTCTTTTCAAACTTCTGGGGAGAAGTGAAGTCTCTTGGAGCATGGGGTGGAGACTTTGTTCTGGTGACAAGTGATAGATCGTCTACAGAGACTAAGAAGTACTTTAACGATAAAGGATATGATGTATTCATTCCTTATAATGATTTAATTTTAAAGACAGAGAAGAAAGACCTAACGAATGAATACCTACATTAGAAATTATAGTAAGAATGAGTTAATTGAAGATACTGGTAGAATTTCGTGGACATCACCATCTAATATTGCCCTTATAAAGTACTGGGGAAAGTATGGTCACCAGCTTCCTTGCAATACATCTATCAGCTTTACTTTAAATGAGTCTAAAACAACGATGGACTTCTCTTGGAGTTCAAAAGACACTCCAAGTGATGAGATCGTTTTAGATTTCTATTTTGAAAATAAGAAAAACCAATTATTCGAAGATAAGATTAGGGCCTTTCTAGAAAAGAATAGAGAACTCTTTCCTATGCTTAAATTTTTAAATTTAGAAATAGAGTCGACGAATTCCTTTCCTCATTCGGCCGGAATAGCTTCTAGTGCTTCGAGTATGTCAGCACTTGCTCTAGGTCTTTGTTCTATTGAGAATCAGGCATTTGATCTCGATATATGTGAAGCAGATTTAATTCAAAAGGCAACTTATGTTGCAAGACTTGCTTCTGGTAGTGCTTCAAGGTCTGTATTTCCAGAGGTTGCTAGTTGGGGAGAAAACACTCTAACATCAATTAAATCCAGTGATGAGCTAGCTGCTCCTGTAGAAGGAGTTCACGAAGTTTTTAAAACTTATAGAGACTCTATCGTCATTGTCGATGGTGGTGAGAAAGCGGTGAGTTCTAGAGCTGGCCATGCTCTTATGGAGGCGCATCCTTATCGTGAGGAGCGTTTTAAAAGGGCCAATGAATTAGTCGAAACTCTCTACAATATTTTGAAGAGTGGCGATACGAAGTCTTTTTGCGACCTCGTTGAAACAGAGGCCCTTGAGTTACATGGGCTTATGATGAACTCTAATCCAAGCTTCATTCTTATGAAGCCGAATACTTTAGCAGTAATTGAAAAGATTAGAGAATTTAGAAAAGAGAGTGGACTTGATCTTTGTTTCACTCTTGATGCTGGACCAAATGTTCATATTCTCTATCCACAAAGTATAGAAGAAGAAGTTCAGAAATTTCTTTCAAGCGAAATTAAACCGTTGGCCCAAAATGGATTGATCATTCATGATAGAGTTGGGCAAGGGCCTGAAAGGTTTCTATAAATGCGCTCTTTCTATTCTAAAGTTCTACTCTTTGGTGAGTATTCAATAATTAGAAATTCAATGGGACTTGCTGTTCCTTATCAACTATTTGAAGGAAAGTTAACTTTCCCAAGAGAGAAGAAAGACCGTTTTGATAGTGAGCTTAAGGCCTTCTGCCAGTACTTGAAGAATCTGGATACGAGAGGTGAGCTACTCTGTTCATTTGATCTTTCAAGTTTTGAATTTGATATAGGTCAAGGGCTTTACTTTGACTCATCTATCCCTCAGGGTTATGGAGTGGGTAGCTCTGGAGCTGTGGTCGCTGCAATTTTTGAAAACTACGCACTCTGTGAAGCAGATCAAAGAGATAACCTAGATTATCTTAAAAATGTTTTCTCACAGATGGAGTCTCATTTTCATGGCTCAAGTAGTGGCTTTGATCCTCTAATCAGCTTTCTAGATAGCCCAATTCTCATCTCTGAATCTAGGGAGTATCAGAAAGTCGATATTGAGAAAAACTCTGGAGACGGAGCAATTTTTCTCTTAAATACTGGTCGTCCAAGAAGAACGGAGCCTCTGGTAAATCTCTTTCTAGAAAAGTGTAAGGCCGCTTCTTTTGAGAACCTCTGTGACAATGTTCTTGCACCTATCACTAATAATTGTATCGAGGCCTTTATTACAAATGATAAAGAGAGTCTATTTGAGTTCTTTAGAGAGTTATCAGATTTTCAATTTAGACACTTTGGTCCGATGATTCCAAACCTCTATAGTGACTTATGGAAGACGGGTCTTAAGCATGAAAATTTCTATTTGAAGCTATGTGGTGCCGGTGGTGGTGGCTTCTTACTTGGGATGACCATGAATTTAAAAGAGGCGATGAAAGAGCTTGGCCCTTATGAAATTCGCCCCCTTTATAGATTCTAATTTAACTATTGCTACTCATTTGTTCTGCACGCTCTCTCTTAAGTCTTGAAGAGAGTTCTCTAGCACTTGTCGTTTGTGCTGCTTCACCATGTTTTGCAATCTCTTTCCAGTCTCCTGTACACATACCTGCAATACTAAATCTCTTTTCCCATTCAAGTCCGTGATCAAGGTTTTTTAGAATAGGCTCAAGTAGACTTCTCTTTGTTTGAATTCTCGCAACATCTGGTTGTGAGCAAATAGTTTTTAAGTACGATGGAATTGGATTAGTTTCTGTATAGTTCTCGCTAATGATGTGATGTCTAAGGAGTTCTTGTGAGTTAAGTGTTTTAGAGAGGAGGAGCCACTGTCTTGCACTAGCGTTATTTAAAACCGCACTAGTGAAGTTGACTGCGCCACATGAGGGAACAATTCCCTTTTGAAGATGATTGAACTTTACTTTTACGTCTTCATTCGCAAATCTAATATCAGCTCCCAT
Proteins encoded in this window:
- a CDS encoding coiled-coil domain-containing protein; the protein is MYNRAAKFILITLLSFQAMALPGMSNVVYDFSVNSGLFSSAAIKCQDSSTKSNTGLDQIAEFMNQMNCNKITDPTGFCNCVNSVSNKGIAISDEEAEHIRTVIDSVATKKVMESLANEVDKIEGYKDVVSIMSSEYKSAPRCFDARPGDTLFGRFSTKQRRGIPLDQKDQLLKTIFNKIHKDVADHPLVPLEDVLSDATHVKYEALRHNIKRTGDGLMQSSATYDINNLDWNLFNDSPVSRLLKRNPELPIQLGHFRKVQAERFLSPTSVLPFSPGANQSIATDEERRRDELFRRAQFNHSDGTAEDLVNSAVENACSDIRREINKLVESLDIEKNVRSIKAALFNPTTEREMASFRIIEDAFAKKLSGSSTDDKKRVQEFIFNMDILYCRDLKISQDIAKNEESMSEVEKLRTELQRRATEAEVARQEKSEVFSKLEEERKRLRDYMDASDKSKQKIALYQEMVNGKYLIEVNGVLQFDLKNIEFLERVRAADKDFFAIIREYKRAMRPFPITKEKLLDKIDVEFDSIGRFNNAIAEVRENLQSLDTQYLESQTKLALIEDAHSKLYSRLEKKVGSGNAISIVASADKEVNRTFGVKSGVDYVVDNEIRQGRDVFAEIEKSKKVIADYNSEEFEVKSRPTQFEDVASVEEQVVASTSTDTESVTSPEESSNTFSNNTSPFDRKPASLDPTSMNTNTMAQRDSLKASDSRENTTNQGSNRQRELEEKLKELEALAFSNNNSATSKEEKSESAIDKQIEELKEKINIEKIRSEKLKVANEIKGLKEKKNQLTSAPAVSAPVAQVRDFSSSTARAVGRRPATAQRSSSVSSNSSAASSGGNFSSGSLSSTSSSSSSAAASTAGPSSSRESVSSEGSNFEKSKTLSLRGVASSSSSSNESALEIATFTGDTNTVDARLVKVDFNLNGDVTSKEKLLESLFIDGEEEIIVETPEGEKIIVKNNTRKPASIKKEENKSEENTKKMRHQNLIDLLKIGQIDQ
- a CDS encoding RNA methyltransferase; this translates as MSEERDMKFSLTVSPGLEETAHQEFCEKWKLILNSDVPEAEIKKGKIFLEAKVSNICPLIPYLKIPSNAYLIIAEFKAKDRPKLFNKISKIEWHKFLRGDFPLIKVSTKKSKLIHTRGIEESATSAIEEAFKKHPLKSAPKNKTLRNKIHIDIYDDQVRIELSLTGDRMDKRGYKLNTDLAPLRESLAAALIYRLSKYSSKGETLLDPMSGTGTFSLEALNFYSYNDSRDFDYQYAPYFIKLPLMKRVKIGSELFSRVECYDLSPKAIAAIRDNLKNIGDKALIEQCDYFNIQSAKSKVAIINPPYGKRIKLKHELDEFVQQIITHAKESIDLDFVGLIFPSWAFHKLKDVKVMEKTFLSNGGIEVVFTILDLR
- a CDS encoding phosphatase PAP2 family protein → MFEYKLQESWQNYRYDFGLGRNCLFVSFFNLFIFLYSLIYLGSFRLLLLLPFVLSMSLALFNKSIKELSLTKTFILNILFLAFIIPFNYSLTGIVDSDAHALIRYDEFFARVDVILLGATSSANLFYETFGKAFYSKALYSWLQLSYLSFYIFPFYLGIVYYLKLENRNKFLIGRLLSSITIFFSINYFLYLVVPVTGPQYFMPSEFQFDLPLYDFAAYINSSIRAGQPTYIDCFPSGHMGVSLLCTLWFARMKSRHFFVSLFLTVSIGVATIALRYHYLLDLISAVPLVLFCYKVSTQVIPVPVFRRRR
- a CDS encoding SAM-dependent methyltransferase, with the protein product MSGQLFLIPTPIDEESPLEKCALDMLLKACEKPDENIFIIEDLKPGRRRWLRFGLPRERVESFTLFNEHTRRDELPKIMSALKSGKNAYIMSDGGLPAFCDPGVELVRSCHQENIRVSASPFANSISLALALSGLDHNKFSFGGFLPIKDPERSEELKLLTQRRETLILMDTPYRMKKLLEEVQSLRLGRVCFLAMDLNCPSEELLYGKIEKIISKISDFKREFILILGA
- a CDS encoding beta/alpha barrel domain-containing protein yields the protein MGNLSDRKYAHIQLADDAQLEAGHINKLFDYEPLFSSHPSTIDLSTSFLGKTLGAPLWISSMTGGTGEARIINQNLATVAAEFGLGMALGSCRPILKSDNDFEDFNLRPILGAELPFWANLGIAQIEELIENNELESIKEMLSKLSADGLIIHINPLQEWYQPEGDAFARAPIETIKDVIAAQIPVMVKEVGQGMGPRSLKALLELPIKGLELAAFGGTNFSKLEKLRENEALSHKHSELMFVGHTALEMIDQINLLRNELGDKCLCKDIIISGGISDTLYGHWLSERCTLNNVVGRAKSYLDHATDIEELRAYVRGQIETLKMAKAFLRAR
- a CDS encoding hydroxymethylglutaryl-CoA reductase, degradative is translated as MNIISGFSKLTKLEKINYLVENFLEGSRFSKEKIKSFWHDNALEQKVFDDFSENTITNFYAPYGVVPNFLLNGKIHCIPMVIEESSVVAASAKAAKFWLDRGGFKASVVSTIKVGQVHFIWKGESAQLYSFFNEVKSELIESVSPLVQNMKKRGGGLLSLELKDCTDLEEGYYQFHGEFETCDAMGANFINSVLEAIGKKWQEFISLNNSFEQEQRDVQIVMCILSNYTPKCLVKAWVECDINELNDSGLGMEPSEFANKFARAVRIAQKDVGRAVTHNKGIFNGIDAVVLATGNDFRAIEACGHAYAARDGQYRSLSNCSIENGKFKFEIEIPLALGTVGGLTSLHPMSKISLDMLGNPNARELMMITAALGLAQNFGAVRSLVTTGIQKGHMKMHLMNILNHLEANDQERELARKEFETQVISFNSVRDFIAGLRNYQ
- a CDS encoding GYDIA family GHMP kinase; translation: MIIENREPEFIREIKSNKTLVQKNNDHIFYGHGKLLLTGEYFVLDGAKSLALPTTVGQSLSVKYSPSFSPKLYWKSFDVAGNLWFETIYEFWRFEITKENPSPEELVLQKVLRQARKQNPHFLRDDIDVHVETHLGFPIEWGLGSSSTLVHNMAQWAYISPFELQFETYGGSGYDVACAQSEGPIFYSKNTNGPKWSPTIFDPKFSDNLYFVYRGKKQDSRKAIEYYNSLRPIDPGIILSISDITNEISKTNSLKEFEFLIGAHEKIIGKTLDLRPVKDELFSNFWGEVKSLGAWGGDFVLVTSDRSSTETKKYFNDKGYDVFIPYNDLILKTEKKDLTNEYLH
- a CDS encoding diphosphomevalonate/mevalonate 3,5-bisphosphate decarboxylase family protein; its protein translation is MNTYIRNYSKNELIEDTGRISWTSPSNIALIKYWGKYGHQLPCNTSISFTLNESKTTMDFSWSSKDTPSDEIVLDFYFENKKNQLFEDKIRAFLEKNRELFPMLKFLNLEIESTNSFPHSAGIASSASSMSALALGLCSIENQAFDLDICEADLIQKATYVARLASGSASRSVFPEVASWGENTLTSIKSSDELAAPVEGVHEVFKTYRDSIVIVDGGEKAVSSRAGHALMEAHPYREERFKRANELVETLYNILKSGDTKSFCDLVETEALELHGLMMNSNPSFILMKPNTLAVIEKIREFRKESGLDLCFTLDAGPNVHILYPQSIEEEVQKFLSSEIKPLAQNGLIIHDRVGQGPERFL
- a CDS encoding mevalonate kinase family protein, which translates into the protein MRSFYSKVLLFGEYSIIRNSMGLAVPYQLFEGKLTFPREKKDRFDSELKAFCQYLKNLDTRGELLCSFDLSSFEFDIGQGLYFDSSIPQGYGVGSSGAVVAAIFENYALCEADQRDNLDYLKNVFSQMESHFHGSSSGFDPLISFLDSPILISESREYQKVDIEKNSGDGAIFLLNTGRPRRTEPLVNLFLEKCKAASFENLCDNVLAPITNNCIEAFITNDKESLFEFFRELSDFQFRHFGPMIPNLYSDLWKTGLKHENFYLKLCGAGGGGFLLGMTMNLKEAMKELGPYEIRPLYRF
- a CDS encoding enoyl-CoA hydratase/isomerase family protein, which encodes MSLFSYNTLSVDLSKETRSISIKLNRPEVQNAINTEMIFELETLFSWISTHLEIKSIHLSGSGDYFCKGLDDEEFATWSEEKRQKNFEKLQKLIYSMYFLPQTIIADLGKGCEGLGVELAMGADIRFANEDVKVKFNHLQKGIVPSCGAVNFTSAVLNNASARQWLLLSKTLNSQELLRHHIISENYTETNPIPSYLKTICSQPDVARIQTKRSLLEPILKNLDHGLEWEKRFSIAGMCTGDWKEIAKHGEAAQTTSARELSSRLKRERAEQMSSNS